The Apibacter raozihei genome contains a region encoding:
- a CDS encoding MFS transporter: MNSSLSQPKLTSGVLWLMAISSGLIVANNYYNQPLLGLMAEDFQVSESEISGIPMFTQIGYACGLFFFIPLGDMFKRKRMILIDFIFIIMALIAMSLSKSVKLLLPISFIIGFTSVIPQLFIPMAATLATPEEKPKAVGIVMSGLLVGILGSRVLSGYVGDFFGWREMYYIATVIMIILFVLIYFKLPEVYPRFKGTYKELMLSLIQLFKTDSSLRLAALRGGLSFAALSAFWTPLVFHLQANFHLDEHMASNIAGKFGLVGACGAITAAFMGKIIAKSNKNNFLTNSILLILSSWVIFYFSGYSFWGLILGVIFIDIGVQAAHITNQSIIFSGNPNVANRVNTIYMTSYFIGGALGTYISAHAFQYFNWNGVVYTGGGITLLMLVCHWISLKK; the protein is encoded by the coding sequence TTGAATTCATCTTTATCACAGCCCAAACTAACATCGGGCGTATTATGGCTAATGGCTATAAGTTCGGGTTTAATCGTTGCCAACAATTACTATAATCAGCCTTTACTAGGTTTAATGGCTGAAGATTTTCAGGTTAGTGAATCTGAAATTAGTGGTATTCCTATGTTTACCCAAATAGGATATGCATGTGGTTTATTTTTCTTTATCCCACTTGGCGATATGTTCAAAAGAAAAAGAATGATTCTTATTGATTTCATTTTTATTATTATGGCATTAATAGCTATGTCTTTAAGTAAATCAGTTAAATTGTTGCTTCCTATCAGCTTTATTATAGGTTTTACTTCAGTTATTCCTCAGCTATTCATTCCTATGGCAGCAACTCTAGCTACACCAGAAGAAAAGCCCAAAGCTGTGGGAATTGTAATGAGCGGTTTGTTAGTAGGAATATTAGGTTCAAGAGTGCTAAGCGGTTATGTCGGAGATTTTTTTGGCTGGAGAGAAATGTACTATATTGCTACAGTGATTATGATTATTTTGTTTGTTCTTATTTATTTTAAATTACCTGAAGTTTATCCCCGATTTAAAGGAACTTATAAAGAATTAATGTTATCACTTATTCAACTTTTTAAAACTGATTCTTCGCTGCGACTTGCTGCTTTAAGAGGAGGATTAAGCTTTGCAGCTTTAAGTGCCTTTTGGACTCCGCTAGTTTTTCATCTACAAGCAAATTTTCATTTAGATGAACATATGGCCAGCAATATTGCGGGCAAATTTGGCCTTGTTGGAGCCTGTGGAGCTATTACAGCTGCTTTTATGGGTAAGATTATTGCAAAAAGTAATAAAAATAATTTTTTAACTAATTCTATTTTGTTAATTCTTTCATCCTGGGTAATTTTTTACTTTAGCGGATATTCTTTCTGGGGACTAATTTTAGGAGTTATATTTATAGATATAGGAGTGCAGGCTGCACATATAACTAATCAATCAATAATATTTTCAGGTAATCCTAATGTTGCCAATAGGGTAAATACTATTTATATGACTTCTTATTTTATTGGTGGTGCTTTAGGAACTTATATTTCAGCTCATGCTTTTCAGTATTTTAATTGGAACGGTGTAGTATACACCGGGGGAGGAATAACACTTTTAATGCTTGTGTGCCACTGGATTTCTTTAAAAAAATAA